The following coding sequences lie in one Peribacillus frigoritolerans genomic window:
- a CDS encoding amino acid permease yields the protein MSNGTLTRKLGFWSALAIAVGTTIGSGIFVSSGDVARAAGTPSISILAWIIGGVIAIPQVMVLAELSTAYPQNGSGYVYLNKAGWRPLAFLYGWATFWALDPPSISIMALAIVSYLATFFPFFSGVAGKLLGIAIILLITSIHYRSVKEGGLFQVIITAIKIIPFLIVIVLGIMYMNPENFAYTPGPGAQKSSLIGGVSATTWAYTGMAAICFMAGEFKNPGKILPRALISSVFIVLALYTLLAICVIGLMPFEELINSNAAVSEAVKYIPGLSDIASSFVAITAIIVILGSLSSCIMFQPRLEYAMAKDGLFFQRFAKVHPKYETPSFSIIVQVTYACILVCFSNLTVLLGYFTLIQLVINIMDFAAVYKCRKRDDYNPIYRMPMWRLTTVLAILGASWLAWGTFTWAPIQGVIAALIVIATGLPVYYYWERKYGSKKNNDSDIVA from the coding sequence ATGAGTAATGGCACACTTACACGAAAACTGGGTTTTTGGTCTGCTCTAGCAATTGCTGTTGGAACTACTATAGGATCGGGTATTTTTGTCTCATCTGGTGATGTTGCAAGGGCTGCGGGTACTCCTTCCATTTCTATTCTAGCCTGGATAATAGGCGGGGTGATTGCCATACCGCAAGTAATGGTTCTGGCCGAGTTATCGACAGCATACCCCCAAAATGGAAGCGGTTACGTTTATTTGAATAAAGCTGGGTGGAGGCCTTTGGCATTTTTATATGGATGGGCCACTTTCTGGGCGTTGGATCCTCCATCCATATCGATTATGGCTTTAGCGATTGTTTCTTATTTAGCAACCTTTTTCCCATTTTTCTCAGGAGTTGCCGGGAAATTATTGGGTATTGCGATCATCCTGCTCATCACATCGATTCATTATCGAAGTGTGAAAGAAGGAGGTCTTTTCCAAGTCATTATCACGGCTATCAAGATCATTCCTTTCCTGATCGTCATTGTGCTGGGAATAATGTATATGAACCCTGAAAACTTTGCTTATACTCCAGGACCTGGTGCCCAAAAGTCAAGTTTAATAGGCGGTGTATCTGCAACCACATGGGCATATACGGGGATGGCTGCAATTTGTTTCATGGCTGGGGAGTTCAAAAATCCAGGGAAAATACTTCCCCGAGCTCTTATTAGTTCGGTATTCATCGTGTTGGCTCTATATACGCTGCTAGCCATTTGTGTCATCGGCTTGATGCCATTTGAAGAATTAATCAACTCCAATGCGGCTGTTTCCGAAGCTGTAAAATATATTCCGGGATTATCGGATATTGCATCATCATTTGTGGCCATTACGGCGATTATTGTTATCTTGGGTTCGCTAAGCTCTTGCATAATGTTTCAGCCCCGCCTTGAGTATGCAATGGCAAAGGACGGACTATTCTTTCAACGCTTTGCGAAGGTCCATCCTAAATATGAAACTCCAAGCTTCTCCATCATCGTTCAGGTTACGTATGCATGTATTCTTGTGTGCTTCAGTAATTTAACAGTGTTACTTGGCTATTTCACACTGATTCAATTGGTTATTAACATCATGGACTTTGCCGCTGTTTATAAATGTCGTAAAAGGGATGATTATAACCCAATCTATCGTATGCCAATGTGGAGATTAACGACGGTTTTAGCTATTCTTGGAGCATCATGGCTGGCTTGGGGAACTTTTACTTGGGCGCCTATTCAAGGAGTGATTGCAGCATTGATCGTCATCGCAACAGGTCTGCCGGTTTACTATTATTGGGAAAGGAAATATGGATCCAAGAAAAATAACGACAGCGATATCGTGGCTTAG